The Aliiroseovarius pelagivivens DNA segment GATCTCGATCACGTCGCTTGGGCGGATGTCGTCATAGTTTTCGAACGCCATACCGCATTCCTGACCCGAGATGACTTCTTTGACTTCGTCCTTGAAGCGCTTCAGCGTCTTCAGTGTGCCTTCGTGGATAACCACGTTGTCGCGCAGCAGGCGTACACCAGCCGAACGACGGGCAACGCCTTCGGTAACCAGACAGCCGGCAACCTTGCCAACGCCCGACACTTTGAAGACTTCGCGGATTTCTGCGTAGCCGATGAAGTTCTCGCGAACCTCGGCAGACAACAGACCCGAAGCCGCCGCTTTCACATCATCCACAAGGTCATAGATGACCGAGTAGTAACGGATCTCGACGCCTTTCTGGTTGGCCGAGTTACGGGCCGAAGCGTTCGCACGTACGTTGAAGCCGATAACCGGTGCACCCGACGCTTCCGCCAGACCCACATCGGTTTCAGTGATCGCGCCCACACCATAGTGCAGCACACGAACGCGGACTTCGTCGTTGCCGATCTTGTCCATCGCCTGAACGATGGCTTCGGCGGAACCTTGTACGTCGGCTTTGACCAGAATGGGCAGCTCGGCCACTTCTTTGTCGGCTTTCGCCTTGGCCATCATCTGTTCCAGCGTGGTCGCAGCACCGGCAGCGGCGCGCTTGTCCTTGGCGGCTTGCTCGCGATACTCGGCAATCTCACGTGCCTGAGCCTCGGTATCAACCACGTTCAGAACGTCGCCTGCTTCGGGTGTGCCGTTCAGACCCAGAACCTCGACCGGAACCGAAGGACCTGCTTCTGTCACGCGATCGCCATGATCGTTAACCAACGCGCGGACTTTACCCCACTGCTCGCCGACAACGAAGATGTCGCCTTGCTTCAGCGTACCATTCTGAACCAGAACGGTCGCAACAGGACCACGACCCACATCAAGTTGGGCTTCAATCACGGCACCAGAAGCGGAGCGCGTCGGGTTGGCTTTCAGCTCGAGGATTTCGGACTGCAGCGCAATGGCTTCCAGCAGTTCATCCAGACCAGCACCGGTGATGGCCGAAACTTCGACGTCCTGCACTTCACCCGACATCTTCTCGACGATCACTTCGTGCTGAAGAAGTTCAGCGCGAACTGTATCGGGGTTGGCGTCCGGCTTGTCACATTTGTTGATCGCAACAATCATCGGAACACCAGCAGCCTTGGCGTGGTTGATGGCTTCGATGGTCTGCGGCATGACGCTGTCGTCAGCAGCCACAACCAGAACAACGATATCCGTTACCTGTGCACCACGGGCGCGCATCGAGGTAAATGCCGCGTGGCCGGGCGTATCAAGGAAGCTCAGCTTAGCGCCGCTGTCGGTGGTCACCTGGTAAGCACCGATGTGCTGCGTGATGCCACCAGCTTCGCCGGCGGTCACTTTCGCATCGCGGATCGCATCCAGAAGCGAGGTTTTACCGTGGTCAACGTGGCCCATGATCGTGATGATCGGAGCGCGGTCTTCCAGGTCTTCCTCTTTGTCTTCAACCGAGTCGATCACGTCTTCAACATCCGCATCCGAAACGCGAACGATCTTGTGACCGAATTCTTCAATGATCAGTTCCGCAGTATCAGCGTCGATGGCTTGGTTCTGAGTGACCATCATGCCCATTTTCATGAGCGACTTAACCACATCTGCAACACGTTCAGCCATACGGTTGGCCAGTTCCGAAACGACAATGGCTTCGGGGACCTGAACGTCGCGGATTACCTTTTCCCGCTCGACATTCTCACCCATGGCTTTCTGACGGGCACGTTCTTGCTTACGGCGCATCGAAGCAACCGAGCGCTGGCGACCATCGCCACCACGCATCGCTTGGTTCACAGTCAGCTTGCCCGAACGGCGACCGTCATCGCGGCTGCCTTTGCCACGGTTCTGGCGGTCATTCGCGCCACCACGATCGTCTTTCTTACGCGGGGCGGACGATGTTTTGCCGGGGCCACGCTGTTCAGCCGCCTGTGCCGCAGCCGGATCCGCTGCCGGAGCAGGGGGCGCTTTTGCACGGGTCTTAGCTTCTTCAGCTTCGCGTTTTTTGCGGGTTTCTTCCTCGGCCTTGGCTTTCAGCGCTTCTTCACGCTCGCGCTCGGCGCGTTCCTTGGCTTCGGCTTCTTCGCGACGACGCTTACGCTCTTCTTCGCGTGCTTTTTCTTCAGCAGCACGGGTTACGGCTTCCTCGGCCTCGCGGGCTTTCGCGGCCTGAAGCGCCTTCATGCGGCGTTCCATTTCGGCATCCGAAATCCCGGCGGGACGTCTGCGCGGATCACCACCTGCGGGCGACTTGCCCGAACCACCAGCTGCCGCACCCGGCTTGGGCACGACAACGCGCTTGCGTTTCGTTTCGACCACGACGTTCTTGGTGCGCCCGTGGCTGAAGCTCTGCTTCACCTGGCCGGGGCGGCTTCCGCTTAGGCCAAGGGTCTTTTTGCCGTCATTATCGCTCATCTGGTCTTCGTACCTTTCCGGCGAGCCTTCCCGCCGTCACTATCTTGCACGCGCATCGCTGTCAGTTTCTGGGCTTCCTCTACAACACGAGAGGCCAAACCGCCAGACGCAAGCGCGCCATGTATCACATTTTCACGTCCAAACGCCAAACCCAGCTCGTCGCCGGTTAGACATTCAATAAACCGTCCCTCTTCGCGGGGCGGTCGGAGTTTTGATTTTCCGCGCTCGGACCCATCCGAGGCCTGAATCAAAACGTGGGCCTGATCTTTCACCAGCCAGTCTTTAACTTTCTCATACCCGGCGACCGCTTGCCCCGCTTTGCGCGCCATTGCGATCAGGTGCGTCACCCGATCTACATAGCTACGCTCGAGCAGATCGAGCAGTCCGTCTGGCACGGTAACCGGCTTGCGCGCAGCGCGCGAAAACAGGCCCTTTTTAATCGCCGTTGCAATCGCCGCGCGGTTTGCCGCGACATAGATCCCTCGACCCGGCAGTTTGCCCAACAGGTCAGGCACCGCCATGTCGTCCGGCCCCACCACAAAGCGGATCAACCCCGCCTTTGGCTGAGTTTCACCGGTTACGATGCAACGCCGTTCGGGCTCTTCCGGCCGCTTATTATGTCCACCACGCGTCATGCGTTGCCCTCTGAGACCTGAGATCAGGCCTCGGCCCCTTCTTCAGCGGCTTCTTCGGCTTCTTCGCCTTCAGCAGCTTCTGCTTCCAGTTCAGCCGGATCG contains these protein-coding regions:
- the infB gene encoding translation initiation factor IF-2 codes for the protein MSDNDGKKTLGLSGSRPGQVKQSFSHGRTKNVVVETKRKRVVVPKPGAAAGGSGKSPAGGDPRRRPAGISDAEMERRMKALQAAKAREAEEAVTRAAEEKAREEERKRRREEAEAKERAEREREEALKAKAEEETRKKREAEEAKTRAKAPPAPAADPAAAQAAEQRGPGKTSSAPRKKDDRGGANDRQNRGKGSRDDGRRSGKLTVNQAMRGGDGRQRSVASMRRKQERARQKAMGENVEREKVIRDVQVPEAIVVSELANRMAERVADVVKSLMKMGMMVTQNQAIDADTAELIIEEFGHKIVRVSDADVEDVIDSVEDKEEDLEDRAPIITIMGHVDHGKTSLLDAIRDAKVTAGEAGGITQHIGAYQVTTDSGAKLSFLDTPGHAAFTSMRARGAQVTDIVVLVVAADDSVMPQTIEAINHAKAAGVPMIVAINKCDKPDANPDTVRAELLQHEVIVEKMSGEVQDVEVSAITGAGLDELLEAIALQSEILELKANPTRSASGAVIEAQLDVGRGPVATVLVQNGTLKQGDIFVVGEQWGKVRALVNDHGDRVTEAGPSVPVEVLGLNGTPEAGDVLNVVDTEAQAREIAEYREQAAKDKRAAAGAATTLEQMMAKAKADKEVAELPILVKADVQGSAEAIVQAMDKIGNDEVRVRVLHYGVGAITETDVGLAEASGAPVIGFNVRANASARNSANQKGVEIRYYSVIYDLVDDVKAAASGLLSAEVRENFIGYAEIREVFKVSGVGKVAGCLVTEGVARRSAGVRLLRDNVVIHEGTLKTLKRFKDEVKEVISGQECGMAFENYDDIRPSDVIEIFEREEVERSLD
- a CDS encoding RNA-binding protein, with the translated sequence MTRGGHNKRPEEPERRCIVTGETQPKAGLIRFVVGPDDMAVPDLLGKLPGRGIYVAANRAAIATAIKKGLFSRAARKPVTVPDGLLDLLERSYVDRVTHLIAMARKAGQAVAGYEKVKDWLVKDQAHVLIQASDGSERGKSKLRPPREEGRFIECLTGDELGLAFGRENVIHGALASGGLASRVVEEAQKLTAMRVQDSDGGKARRKGTKTR